In Carya illinoinensis cultivar Pawnee chromosome 7, C.illinoinensisPawnee_v1, whole genome shotgun sequence, the following are encoded in one genomic region:
- the LOC122317392 gene encoding receptor-like protein 15: MWALVIFVQIHEHNGCLEEERVGLLRLKAFLKSNADIGDRLPSWIEDADQISSDCCGWEQVSCNSTTGHIVGLSLNHITDTTNWLLNVSLFRPFKELTSLDLSGNQIGGCIANEDLANLSRLEILDMSGNRFTGSISPYIRALSSAKAISLSDNNFNGAFPTEDLCRLKKLEELDISGNDFEGIIPRCINNMSSLRVLDISGNHFIGNLSSSLVASLSPTAIEYIDLSYNIFEGLFSFSLFANRSKLKVVRFMSDNNKLEIETENPVGWTPLFQLTALVLQNCNLNKLIGNIPKFLFDQHALEVVDLSHNKLKGSFPFWLPENNTGLQLLYLQNNSFEGPFYLQPENHINVSWMDVSGNHLSGRLQENIGNIMPYLKTLNLSRNNFEGDLPSSIGDMSYLTRLDLSINRFSGEVPKELVSKCTSLGILNLRSNSFEGEIFSKHFNLASLVTLQLNNNQFTGTLSRVLSIRNAMTLFDIGNNNMSSTIPMGMGKLTLFPVAIIRMSNNFFEGPVPCGLRSTSLIDLSHNSLSGPLPSCLDIQTNLLLQGNKLTGPIPKALFNSSSLVTLDISDNNLFGTLPAEITTLSNLRILLLGGNNFTGMIPNQVCLLKKIGIMDLSRNSFSGTIPHCLYNITFGKINPTDLAFSETYTTPVVWSREPETPTYESFLEKYLPEADTDLSYDRKDIEVEFLTKYMSRFYKGGILDYMVGLDFSCNKLTGGIPVKLGQLSSIRSLNLSYNQLTGSIPKTFSSLDSKESLDLSHNSLSGEIPSTLVDLNFMGVFNVAYNNLSGKVPDMKDQFGTFEKISYEGNPFLCRPPLENGCTSANKSNPKPKKPSKESERKLYEIDHVVFFASFSVSYLIFFLLVVSILYINPYWRQRCFNLIEDLMYWSYFTVLIPLKRLVNRLCRH; this comes from the exons ATGTGGGCGTTGGTCATTTTTGTGCAAATCCATGAGCACAATGGTTGCTTGGAGGAAGAGAGGGTTGGTCTGTTACGACTGAAGGCGTTTCTGAAATCCAATGCTGATATTGGCGACCGTCTTCCCTCTTGGATTGAAGATGCAGATCAAATAAGCAGTGACTGCTGTGGTTGGGAGCAAGTCTCGTGCAACTCCACCACGGGTCATATCGTTGGACTCTCCCTCAATCATATCACCGATACAACTAATTGGTTACTAAATGTGTCCCTGTTTCGGCCCTTCAAGGAGCTAACGAGCCTTGATTTGTCAGGCAATCAAATAGGTGGTTGCATAGCTAATGAAG ATTTGGCAAATTTAAGTAGGCTGGAGATTTTAGATATGAGTGGAAATCGCTTCACTGGGAGTATCTCTCCATATATTCGGGCACTATCTTCGGCGAAGGCTATATCGTTATCTGATAATAATTTCAATGGTGCTTTCCCTACTGAAG ATTTGTGCAGATTGAAGAAACTTGAAGAGTTGGATATTTCTGGCAATGACTTTGAAGGGATCATTCCTCGATGCATAAACAATATGTCATCACTAAGAGTGTTGGATATATCTGGTAACCATTTCATTGGAAACTTATCTTCATCTCTGGTAGCTAGCTTGAGTCCCACAGCTATTGAGTATATTGATcttagttataatatttttgagggCCTGTTCTCATTTAGCTTATTCGCTAATCGTTCCAAGCTTAAGGTCGTTCGATTTATGAGTGATAACAACAAACTTGAGATTGAAACTGAAAATCCTGTGGGTTGGACCCCATTATTTCAGTTAACGGCCCTTGTATTGCAGAATTGTAATCTAAACAAGCTAATTGGAAATATCCCCAAGTTTCTCTTTGATCAACACGCATTGGAAGTAGTTGATTTATCTCACAATAAGTTGAAAGGAAGCTTTCCCTTTTGGTTGCCAGAAAACAATACAGGGCTACAACTgctatatcttcaaaataattcttTCGAGGGTCCATTTTATTTACAACCAGAGAACCACATTAATGTTTCTTGGATGGATGTCTCAGGAAATCACTTAAGTGGACGGCTTCAAGAAAATATTGGAAACATAATGCCATATTTAAAAACTCTGAATCTTTCCCGAAATAATTTTGAAGGCGATCTTCCATCTTCAATTGGTGACATGAGTTATTTGACAAGATTGGATTTGTCCATCAATAGATTCTCAGGGGAGGTGCCAAAGGAATTGGTTTCCAAATGTACCTCCTTGGGTATTTTGAATCTACGCAGTAATAGCTTTGAAGGTGAAATCTTCTCCAAGCATTTCAACTTGGCATCCTTAGTTACTCTTCAATTGAACAACAATCAGTTCACAGGTACTCTATCTAGAGTATTATCAATTCGCAATGCCATGACTCTATTTGATATTGGGAACAACAACATGTCTAGTACAATTCCCATGGGGATGGGAAAATTAACATTGTTTCCGGTGGCTATCATTAGGATGAGTAATAACTTTTTCGAGGGTCCCGTTCCATGTGGATTACGTTCAACATCTTTGATAGATCTTTCTCATAACTCACTTTCAGGACCTTTACCTTCTTGCTTGGATATACAAACTAATCTACTTTTGCAAGGGAACAAGCTTACTGGACCTATACCGAAAGCTCTTTTCAATTCATCATCTCTTGTGACATTGGACATTAGCGATAACAATCTTTTCGGCACCCTTCCTGCTGAAATCACTACACTTTCTAACTTAAGAATACTTTTGTTGGGAGGCAACAATTTTACCGGTATGATTCCAAACCAAGTATGTTTGCTAAAGAAAATAGGCATAATGGATCTTTCAAGGAACTCCTTTTCTGGGACAATACCGCATTGTCTTTACAATATTACCTTTGGAAAGATAAATCCTACTGATCTTGCCTTTTCAGAAACTTATACTACTCCTGTGGTATGGAGTAGAGAACCAGAAACTCCAACATATGAAAGTTTTCTAGAAAAATATCTTCCAGAAGCGGATACAGATTTATCATATGATAGGAAAGATATTGAGGTTGAGTTTCTAACGAAGTACATGTCTAGATTCTACAAGGGTGGCATCCTTGATTACATGGTTGGATTAGATTTTTCATGCAACAAACTAACAGGTGGAATCCCAGTGAAATTAGGACAACTATCTTCAATTCGTTCACTAAACTTGTCTTACAATCAATTGACAGGTTCGATTCCAAAGACATTTTCGAGTTTGGATTCGAAAGAAAGCTTGGACCTTTCTCACAATAGTTTGAGTGGAGAAATTCCCTCGACATTGGTTGATTTGAATTTTATGGGAGTATTCAATGTTGCATACAATAATTTATCTGGTAAGGTTCCTGATATGAAAGATCAATTTGGGACTTTTGAGAAGATTAGCTACGAAGGAAATCCATTTCTTTGCAGACCACCGCTGGAGAATGGCTGCACTTCAGCAAATAAGTCaaatccaaaaccaaaaaagccttcaaaggaaagtgagagaaaattgTATGAAATAGATCATGTAGTCTTTTTTGCAAGCTTCTCAGTATCTtaccttattttctttttgttggtaGTTAGTATCCTTTATATCAATCCTTACTGGAGGCAGAGGTGCTTCAATTTGATTGAGGATCTCATGTACTGGAGTTATTTTACAGTTTTGATACCCCTAAAAAGGTTGGTAAATCGACTATGTCGACATTAG